One Vibrio sp. 16 genomic window carries:
- the fliI gene encoding flagellar protein export ATPase FliI, which yields MLALAERLSQYTTSGLTCRPVASGKLVRVVGLTLEATGCRAPIGSLCRVETMHGEMEAEVVGFSGESLYLMPSEQITGVLPGAKVTPLTSETGLPVGMELLGRVIDGVGNPLDGLGPIYTEKRASFNAQPINPLARKPISEPLDVGIKAINGLLTVGKGQRIGLFAGSGVGKSVTLGMMTRGTTAQVVVVGLIGERGREVKEFIEEILGVDGRQRSVVVAAPADASPLMRLKGCQTALTIAEYFRDQGLDVLLLMDSLTRFAQAQREIALSVGEPPATKGYPPSVFAKLPALVERAGNGSPEQGSITAFFTVLTEGDDLQDPIADASRAILDGHVVLSREMADAGHYPAIDVEKSVSRVMPQITSEEHVLMSKAVRQVLSVCRKNQDLVSIGAYKPGTDPAIDGAFTIKPKLDAYLQQSMKESVPYDMCVNMLRGLLQGE from the coding sequence GTGCTCGCCCTCGCAGAACGCCTTTCTCAATACACCACAAGCGGCTTAACATGCCGTCCTGTTGCCTCAGGCAAGTTGGTTCGTGTCGTCGGATTAACTCTCGAAGCGACAGGGTGCCGAGCGCCTATCGGTAGCTTATGCCGCGTTGAAACCATGCATGGAGAAATGGAAGCCGAGGTGGTTGGCTTCTCGGGCGAAAGCCTCTATTTGATGCCGAGTGAGCAAATCACTGGCGTACTTCCAGGAGCGAAAGTTACCCCGTTGACCAGTGAAACTGGCTTACCTGTTGGTATGGAACTGCTCGGAAGGGTGATTGACGGGGTGGGAAATCCGCTTGATGGACTCGGTCCTATCTACACGGAAAAACGCGCGTCGTTCAACGCTCAACCAATCAACCCTCTTGCGCGTAAGCCCATTTCCGAACCTCTCGATGTCGGCATCAAAGCCATTAACGGTCTTCTTACCGTTGGTAAAGGTCAGCGTATCGGTCTGTTTGCAGGTTCGGGTGTTGGTAAGTCGGTAACCTTGGGTATGATGACTCGAGGCACTACGGCCCAAGTCGTTGTGGTTGGGCTTATCGGTGAACGTGGACGGGAAGTTAAAGAGTTTATTGAAGAAATACTGGGCGTTGATGGTCGTCAGCGCTCTGTTGTGGTGGCCGCGCCCGCCGACGCTTCACCTTTGATGCGCTTGAAGGGGTGCCAAACCGCTCTAACCATTGCTGAGTATTTCCGTGACCAAGGCTTAGATGTGCTACTGCTAATGGATTCACTGACCCGCTTTGCTCAAGCTCAGCGTGAAATTGCTCTGTCGGTTGGTGAGCCGCCAGCAACCAAAGGTTATCCTCCTTCGGTGTTTGCTAAGTTACCAGCGCTGGTGGAGCGAGCGGGTAATGGCAGTCCAGAACAAGGCTCTATCACCGCCTTCTTTACCGTCCTGACCGAAGGGGATGACTTACAAGACCCCATCGCCGACGCCTCCCGAGCGATTCTAGATGGTCACGTTGTGCTGTCTCGTGAAATGGCCGATGCGGGGCATTACCCAGCTATCGATGTCGAAAAGTCAGTCAGCCGTGTTATGCCTCAGATTACCTCGGAAGAGCATGTGCTGATGTCGAAAGCGGTTCGCCAAGTGCTGTCAGTATGTCGTAAGAATCAAGATTTGGTATCGATCGGTGCCTACAAGCCAGGGACTGATCCAGCCATTGATGGTGCGTTTACCATCAAGCCGAAGCTCGACGCCTATTTGCAGCAGTCGATGAAAGAAAGC